One Arvicanthis niloticus isolate mArvNil1 chromosome 3, mArvNil1.pat.X, whole genome shotgun sequence DNA segment encodes these proteins:
- the Ctdsp1 gene encoding carboxy-terminal domain RNA polymerase II polypeptide A small phosphatase 1 isoform X1 translates to MDSSAVITQISKEEARGPLRGKGDQKSAVSQKPRSRGILHSLFCCVCRDDGEPLPSHSGAPLLVEENGAIPKHTPVQYLLPEAKAQDSDKICVVIDLDETLVHSSFKPVNNADFIIPVEIDGVVHQVYVLKRPHVDEFLQRMGELFECVLFTASLAKYADPVADLLDKWGAFRARLFRESCVFHRGNYVKDLSRLGRDLRRVLILDNSPASYVFHPDNAVPVASWFDNMSDTELHDLLPFFEQLSRVDDVYSVLRQPRPGS, encoded by the exons ATGGACAGCTCGGCCGTCATTACTCAGATCAGCAAGGAGGAGGCGCGGGGCCCGCTGCGGGGCAAAG GTGACCAGAAGTCAGCAGTTTCCCAGAAGCCCCGGAGTCGGGGCATCCTCCactccctcttctgctgtgtctgccGAGATGATGGGGAGCCTCTGCCTTCCCACAGTGGGGCTCCCCTGCTGGTGGAGGAAAATGGCGCCATCCCCAAG CACACCCCAGTCCAGTACCTGCTTCCCGAGGCCAAAGCCCAGGATTCAGACAAGATCTGCGTTGTCATCGACCTGGACGAGACCCTGGTGCACAGCTCCTTCAAG CCTGTGAACAACGCTGACTTCATCATCCCGGTGGAGATTGATGGAGTGGTCCACCAg GTCTACGTGCTGAAGCGGCCCCACGTAGATGAGTTCCTTCAGCGAATGGGCGAGCTCTTTGAGTGTGTGCTGTTCACTGCCAGCCTTGCCAAG TATGCAGACCCTGTAGCTGATTTGCTGGACAAGTGGGGAGCCTTCCGTGCCAGGCTGTTTCGAGAGTCATGTGTCTTCCACCGGGGGAACTATGTGAAGGACCTGAGCAGGCTGGGCCGAGACCTGCGGCGTGTGCTCATTTTAGACAACTCACCCGCCTCATACGTCTTCCATCCAGACAACGCC GTACCAGTGGCCTCGTGGTTTGACAACATGAGTGACACTGAACTACACGATCTCTTACCCTTCTTTGAGCAACTCAGCCGCGTGGATGACGTATACTCAGTGCTCAGACAGCCTAGGCCTGGGAGCTAG
- the Ctdsp1 gene encoding carboxy-terminal domain RNA polymerase II polypeptide A small phosphatase 1 isoform X2, whose translation MEGEWEWTVGPRALAVLSRGCSGDQKSAVSQKPRSRGILHSLFCCVCRDDGEPLPSHSGAPLLVEENGAIPKHTPVQYLLPEAKAQDSDKICVVIDLDETLVHSSFKPVNNADFIIPVEIDGVVHQVYVLKRPHVDEFLQRMGELFECVLFTASLAKYADPVADLLDKWGAFRARLFRESCVFHRGNYVKDLSRLGRDLRRVLILDNSPASYVFHPDNAVPVASWFDNMSDTELHDLLPFFEQLSRVDDVYSVLRQPRPGS comes from the exons ATGGAGGGAGAGTGGGAGTGGACGGTGGGGCCCCGAGCCCTGGCGGTCCTGAGCAGGGGCTGCTCAG GTGACCAGAAGTCAGCAGTTTCCCAGAAGCCCCGGAGTCGGGGCATCCTCCactccctcttctgctgtgtctgccGAGATGATGGGGAGCCTCTGCCTTCCCACAGTGGGGCTCCCCTGCTGGTGGAGGAAAATGGCGCCATCCCCAAG CACACCCCAGTCCAGTACCTGCTTCCCGAGGCCAAAGCCCAGGATTCAGACAAGATCTGCGTTGTCATCGACCTGGACGAGACCCTGGTGCACAGCTCCTTCAAG CCTGTGAACAACGCTGACTTCATCATCCCGGTGGAGATTGATGGAGTGGTCCACCAg GTCTACGTGCTGAAGCGGCCCCACGTAGATGAGTTCCTTCAGCGAATGGGCGAGCTCTTTGAGTGTGTGCTGTTCACTGCCAGCCTTGCCAAG TATGCAGACCCTGTAGCTGATTTGCTGGACAAGTGGGGAGCCTTCCGTGCCAGGCTGTTTCGAGAGTCATGTGTCTTCCACCGGGGGAACTATGTGAAGGACCTGAGCAGGCTGGGCCGAGACCTGCGGCGTGTGCTCATTTTAGACAACTCACCCGCCTCATACGTCTTCCATCCAGACAACGCC GTACCAGTGGCCTCGTGGTTTGACAACATGAGTGACACTGAACTACACGATCTCTTACCCTTCTTTGAGCAACTCAGCCGCGTGGATGACGTATACTCAGTGCTCAGACAGCCTAGGCCTGGGAGCTAG
- the Slc11a1 gene encoding natural resistance-associated macrophage protein 1 isoform X3, producing the protein MSHPESRAIVTQQIPWSLGGTFSLRKLWAFTGPGFLMSIAFLDPGNIESDLQAGAVAGFKLLWVLLWATVLGLLCQRLAARLGVVTGKDLGEVCHLYYPKAPRVLLWLSIELAIVGSDMQEVIGTAISFNLLSAGRIPLWGGVLITIVDTFFFLFLDNYGLRKLEAFFGFLITIMALTFGYEYVVARPSQRALLTGLFLPSCPGCGQPELLQAVGIVGAIIMPHNIYLHSALVKSREVDRARRVEVREANMYFLIEATIALSVSFIINLFVMAVFGQAFYQQTNEEAFNICANSSLQNYAKIFPRNNNTVSVDIYQGGVILGCLFGPAALYIWAVGLLAAGQSSTMTGTYAGQFVMEGFLKLRWSRFARVLLTRSCAILPTVLVAVFRDLRDLSGLNDLLNVLQSLLLPFAVLPILTFTSMPAVMQEFANGRLSKAVTSCIMALVCAINLYFVISYLPSLPHPAYFSLVALLAIGYLGLTAYLAWTCCIAHGADFLMHSSHQHFLYGLPIEAQGSVESPDDQHGAVTSGTQQA; encoded by the exons ATGTCCcatccagaaagcagagccaTAGTGACTCAGCAAATCCCCTGGTCCCTCGGG GGTACATTCAGCCTGAGGAAGCTGTGGGCGTTCACAGGGCCTGGTTTCCTCATGAGCATCGCTTTCCTTGACCCGGGGAACATTGAGTCGGACCTTCAAGCTGGTGCTGTAGCTGGATTCAAA CTTCTCTGGGTGCTGCTGTGGGCCACTGTGCTAGGCTTGCTCTGCCAGCGGTTGGCTGCCCGGCTGGGCGTGGTGACAGGCAAGGACTTGGGTGAAGTCTGCCATCTCTACTACCCTAAG GCGCCCCGCGTCCTCCTCTGGCTGAGCATTGAGCTGGCCATCGTGGGCTCAGACATGCAGGAAGTCATCGGGACGGCTATCTCCTTCAATCTGCTCTCCGCTGGACG CATCCCCCTGTGGGGCGGCGTACTGATCACCATTGTGGacaccttcttcttcctcttcttggatAACTATG GTTTGCGCAAGCTGGAAGCTTTCTTTGGGTTTCTCATTACCATAATGGCTTTGACCTTCGGCTATGAG TATGTGGTAGCGCGTCCATCCCAGAGAGCACTTCTAACGGGCCTGTTCCTGCCCTCCTGCCCGGGCTGTGGGCAGCCTGAGCTGCTGCAGGCAGTGGGCATCGTCGGTGCCATCATTATGCCTCATAACATCTACCTGCACTCAGCCTTGGTCAAG TCTAGAGAGGTAGACAGAGCCCGCCGGGTGGAAGTTCGAGAAGCCAACATGTACTTCCTGATTGAAGCCACCATCGCCCTTTCGGTGTCCTTCATCATCAACCTCTTTGTCATGGCTGTGTTTGGTCAGGCCTTCTACCAGCAAACCAACGAGGAAGCG TTCAACATCTGTGCCAACAGCAGCCTCCAGAACTATGCTAAGATCTTTCCCAGGAACAATAACACTGTGTCAGTGGATATTTATCAAGGA GGTGTGATCCTAGGCTGTCTCTTTGGCCCTGCGGCCCTCTACATCTGGGCAGTAGGTCTCCTGGCAGCCGGGCAGAGTTCTACTATGACCGGCACCTATGCAGGACAGTTTGTGATGGAG GGTTTCCTTAAGCTGCGGTGGTCCCGCTTCGCACGCGTTCTTCTCACTCGCTCTTGCGCCATCTTGCCCACGGTGCTGGTGGCTGTCTTCCGTGACCTGAGGGACCTGTCTGGTCTCAACGATCTACTCAACGTTCTGCAGAGTCTACTG CTGCCCTTCGCAGTGCTGCCCATTTTGACCTTCACCAGCATGCCCGCTGTCATGCAGGAGTTTGCCAACGGCAG GTTGAGCAAAGCCGTCACTTCCTGCATCATGGCACTGGTCTGTGCCATCAACCTGTACTTTGTGATCAGCTACCTGCCCAGCCTCCCGCACCCTGCCTACTTTAGCCTTGTGGCTCTGCTCGCCATAGGTTACTTGGGCCTTACTGCTTATCTG GCCTGGACCTGCTGCATCGCCCATGGAGCCGACTTTCTGATGCATAGCTCCCACCAGCACTTCCTGTATGGACTCCCTATCGAGGCACAGGGAAGTGTGGAGAGTCCCGATGACCAGCACGGCGCAGTGACCAGCGGCACCCAGCAAGCATAG
- the Slc11a1 gene encoding natural resistance-associated macrophage protein 1 isoform X2, whose product MIRDKSPQRLSRPSYGSISSLPGPAPQPAPSGKTHLSEKIPIPSTEQGTFSLRKLWAFTGPGFLMSIAFLDPGNIESDLQAGAVAGFKLLWVLLWATVLGLLCQRLAARLGVVTGKDLGEVCHLYYPKAPRVLLWLSIELAIVGSDMQEVIGTAISFNLLSAGRIPLWGGVLITIVDTFFFLFLDNYGLRKLEAFFGFLITIMALTFGYEYVVARPSQRALLTGLFLPSCPGCGQPELLQAVGIVGAIIMPHNIYLHSALVKSREVDRARRVEVREANMYFLIEATIALSVSFIINLFVMAVFGQAFYQQTNEEAFNICANSSLQNYAKIFPRNNNTVSVDIYQGGVILGCLFGPAALYIWAVGLLAAGQSSTMTGTYAGQFVMEGFLKLRWSRFARVLLTRSCAILPTVLVAVFRDLRDLSGLNDLLNVLQSLLLPFAVLPILTFTSMPAVMQEFANGRLSKAVTSCIMALVCAINLYFVISYLPSLPHPAYFSLVALLAIGYLGLTAYLAWTCCIAHGADFLMHSSHQHFLYGLPIEAQGSVESPDDQHGAVTSGTQQA is encoded by the exons ATGATTC GTGACAAGAGCCCTCAGAGGCTGAGCAGGCCCAGTTATGGCTCCATTTCCAGCCTGCCTGGCCCAGCACCTCAGCCAGCGCCTTCCGGGAAGACTCACCTGAGCGAGAAGATTCCCATCCCCAGCACAGAACAG GGTACATTCAGCCTGAGGAAGCTGTGGGCGTTCACAGGGCCTGGTTTCCTCATGAGCATCGCTTTCCTTGACCCGGGGAACATTGAGTCGGACCTTCAAGCTGGTGCTGTAGCTGGATTCAAA CTTCTCTGGGTGCTGCTGTGGGCCACTGTGCTAGGCTTGCTCTGCCAGCGGTTGGCTGCCCGGCTGGGCGTGGTGACAGGCAAGGACTTGGGTGAAGTCTGCCATCTCTACTACCCTAAG GCGCCCCGCGTCCTCCTCTGGCTGAGCATTGAGCTGGCCATCGTGGGCTCAGACATGCAGGAAGTCATCGGGACGGCTATCTCCTTCAATCTGCTCTCCGCTGGACG CATCCCCCTGTGGGGCGGCGTACTGATCACCATTGTGGacaccttcttcttcctcttcttggatAACTATG GTTTGCGCAAGCTGGAAGCTTTCTTTGGGTTTCTCATTACCATAATGGCTTTGACCTTCGGCTATGAG TATGTGGTAGCGCGTCCATCCCAGAGAGCACTTCTAACGGGCCTGTTCCTGCCCTCCTGCCCGGGCTGTGGGCAGCCTGAGCTGCTGCAGGCAGTGGGCATCGTCGGTGCCATCATTATGCCTCATAACATCTACCTGCACTCAGCCTTGGTCAAG TCTAGAGAGGTAGACAGAGCCCGCCGGGTGGAAGTTCGAGAAGCCAACATGTACTTCCTGATTGAAGCCACCATCGCCCTTTCGGTGTCCTTCATCATCAACCTCTTTGTCATGGCTGTGTTTGGTCAGGCCTTCTACCAGCAAACCAACGAGGAAGCG TTCAACATCTGTGCCAACAGCAGCCTCCAGAACTATGCTAAGATCTTTCCCAGGAACAATAACACTGTGTCAGTGGATATTTATCAAGGA GGTGTGATCCTAGGCTGTCTCTTTGGCCCTGCGGCCCTCTACATCTGGGCAGTAGGTCTCCTGGCAGCCGGGCAGAGTTCTACTATGACCGGCACCTATGCAGGACAGTTTGTGATGGAG GGTTTCCTTAAGCTGCGGTGGTCCCGCTTCGCACGCGTTCTTCTCACTCGCTCTTGCGCCATCTTGCCCACGGTGCTGGTGGCTGTCTTCCGTGACCTGAGGGACCTGTCTGGTCTCAACGATCTACTCAACGTTCTGCAGAGTCTACTG CTGCCCTTCGCAGTGCTGCCCATTTTGACCTTCACCAGCATGCCCGCTGTCATGCAGGAGTTTGCCAACGGCAG GTTGAGCAAAGCCGTCACTTCCTGCATCATGGCACTGGTCTGTGCCATCAACCTGTACTTTGTGATCAGCTACCTGCCCAGCCTCCCGCACCCTGCCTACTTTAGCCTTGTGGCTCTGCTCGCCATAGGTTACTTGGGCCTTACTGCTTATCTG GCCTGGACCTGCTGCATCGCCCATGGAGCCGACTTTCTGATGCATAGCTCCCACCAGCACTTCCTGTATGGACTCCCTATCGAGGCACAGGGAAGTGTGGAGAGTCCCGATGACCAGCACGGCGCAGTGACCAGCGGCACCCAGCAAGCATAG
- the Slc11a1 gene encoding natural resistance-associated macrophage protein 1 isoform X1, with the protein MIRDKSPQRLSRPSYGSISSLPGPAPQPAPSGKTHLSEKIPIPSTEQELTRPYLLPPATRPQGTFSLRKLWAFTGPGFLMSIAFLDPGNIESDLQAGAVAGFKLLWVLLWATVLGLLCQRLAARLGVVTGKDLGEVCHLYYPKAPRVLLWLSIELAIVGSDMQEVIGTAISFNLLSAGRIPLWGGVLITIVDTFFFLFLDNYGLRKLEAFFGFLITIMALTFGYEYVVARPSQRALLTGLFLPSCPGCGQPELLQAVGIVGAIIMPHNIYLHSALVKSREVDRARRVEVREANMYFLIEATIALSVSFIINLFVMAVFGQAFYQQTNEEAFNICANSSLQNYAKIFPRNNNTVSVDIYQGGVILGCLFGPAALYIWAVGLLAAGQSSTMTGTYAGQFVMEGFLKLRWSRFARVLLTRSCAILPTVLVAVFRDLRDLSGLNDLLNVLQSLLLPFAVLPILTFTSMPAVMQEFANGRLSKAVTSCIMALVCAINLYFVISYLPSLPHPAYFSLVALLAIGYLGLTAYLAWTCCIAHGADFLMHSSHQHFLYGLPIEAQGSVESPDDQHGAVTSGTQQA; encoded by the exons ATGATTC GTGACAAGAGCCCTCAGAGGCTGAGCAGGCCCAGTTATGGCTCCATTTCCAGCCTGCCTGGCCCAGCACCTCAGCCAGCGCCTTCCGGGAAGACTCACCTGAGCGAGAAGATTCCCATCCCCAGCACAGAACAG GAGCTAACACGACCATATCTGCTTCCACCCGCCACCCGCCCCCAGGGTACATTCAGCCTGAGGAAGCTGTGGGCGTTCACAGGGCCTGGTTTCCTCATGAGCATCGCTTTCCTTGACCCGGGGAACATTGAGTCGGACCTTCAAGCTGGTGCTGTAGCTGGATTCAAA CTTCTCTGGGTGCTGCTGTGGGCCACTGTGCTAGGCTTGCTCTGCCAGCGGTTGGCTGCCCGGCTGGGCGTGGTGACAGGCAAGGACTTGGGTGAAGTCTGCCATCTCTACTACCCTAAG GCGCCCCGCGTCCTCCTCTGGCTGAGCATTGAGCTGGCCATCGTGGGCTCAGACATGCAGGAAGTCATCGGGACGGCTATCTCCTTCAATCTGCTCTCCGCTGGACG CATCCCCCTGTGGGGCGGCGTACTGATCACCATTGTGGacaccttcttcttcctcttcttggatAACTATG GTTTGCGCAAGCTGGAAGCTTTCTTTGGGTTTCTCATTACCATAATGGCTTTGACCTTCGGCTATGAG TATGTGGTAGCGCGTCCATCCCAGAGAGCACTTCTAACGGGCCTGTTCCTGCCCTCCTGCCCGGGCTGTGGGCAGCCTGAGCTGCTGCAGGCAGTGGGCATCGTCGGTGCCATCATTATGCCTCATAACATCTACCTGCACTCAGCCTTGGTCAAG TCTAGAGAGGTAGACAGAGCCCGCCGGGTGGAAGTTCGAGAAGCCAACATGTACTTCCTGATTGAAGCCACCATCGCCCTTTCGGTGTCCTTCATCATCAACCTCTTTGTCATGGCTGTGTTTGGTCAGGCCTTCTACCAGCAAACCAACGAGGAAGCG TTCAACATCTGTGCCAACAGCAGCCTCCAGAACTATGCTAAGATCTTTCCCAGGAACAATAACACTGTGTCAGTGGATATTTATCAAGGA GGTGTGATCCTAGGCTGTCTCTTTGGCCCTGCGGCCCTCTACATCTGGGCAGTAGGTCTCCTGGCAGCCGGGCAGAGTTCTACTATGACCGGCACCTATGCAGGACAGTTTGTGATGGAG GGTTTCCTTAAGCTGCGGTGGTCCCGCTTCGCACGCGTTCTTCTCACTCGCTCTTGCGCCATCTTGCCCACGGTGCTGGTGGCTGTCTTCCGTGACCTGAGGGACCTGTCTGGTCTCAACGATCTACTCAACGTTCTGCAGAGTCTACTG CTGCCCTTCGCAGTGCTGCCCATTTTGACCTTCACCAGCATGCCCGCTGTCATGCAGGAGTTTGCCAACGGCAG GTTGAGCAAAGCCGTCACTTCCTGCATCATGGCACTGGTCTGTGCCATCAACCTGTACTTTGTGATCAGCTACCTGCCCAGCCTCCCGCACCCTGCCTACTTTAGCCTTGTGGCTCTGCTCGCCATAGGTTACTTGGGCCTTACTGCTTATCTG GCCTGGACCTGCTGCATCGCCCATGGAGCCGACTTTCTGATGCATAGCTCCCACCAGCACTTCCTGTATGGACTCCCTATCGAGGCACAGGGAAGTGTGGAGAGTCCCGATGACCAGCACGGCGCAGTGACCAGCGGCACCCAGCAAGCATAG
- the Slc11a1 gene encoding natural resistance-associated macrophage protein 1 isoform X4, producing MSIAFLDPGNIESDLQAGAVAGFKLLWVLLWATVLGLLCQRLAARLGVVTGKDLGEVCHLYYPKAPRVLLWLSIELAIVGSDMQEVIGTAISFNLLSAGRIPLWGGVLITIVDTFFFLFLDNYGLRKLEAFFGFLITIMALTFGYEYVVARPSQRALLTGLFLPSCPGCGQPELLQAVGIVGAIIMPHNIYLHSALVKSREVDRARRVEVREANMYFLIEATIALSVSFIINLFVMAVFGQAFYQQTNEEAFNICANSSLQNYAKIFPRNNNTVSVDIYQGGVILGCLFGPAALYIWAVGLLAAGQSSTMTGTYAGQFVMEGFLKLRWSRFARVLLTRSCAILPTVLVAVFRDLRDLSGLNDLLNVLQSLLLPFAVLPILTFTSMPAVMQEFANGRLSKAVTSCIMALVCAINLYFVISYLPSLPHPAYFSLVALLAIGYLGLTAYLAWTCCIAHGADFLMHSSHQHFLYGLPIEAQGSVESPDDQHGAVTSGTQQA from the exons ATGAGCATCGCTTTCCTTGACCCGGGGAACATTGAGTCGGACCTTCAAGCTGGTGCTGTAGCTGGATTCAAA CTTCTCTGGGTGCTGCTGTGGGCCACTGTGCTAGGCTTGCTCTGCCAGCGGTTGGCTGCCCGGCTGGGCGTGGTGACAGGCAAGGACTTGGGTGAAGTCTGCCATCTCTACTACCCTAAG GCGCCCCGCGTCCTCCTCTGGCTGAGCATTGAGCTGGCCATCGTGGGCTCAGACATGCAGGAAGTCATCGGGACGGCTATCTCCTTCAATCTGCTCTCCGCTGGACG CATCCCCCTGTGGGGCGGCGTACTGATCACCATTGTGGacaccttcttcttcctcttcttggatAACTATG GTTTGCGCAAGCTGGAAGCTTTCTTTGGGTTTCTCATTACCATAATGGCTTTGACCTTCGGCTATGAG TATGTGGTAGCGCGTCCATCCCAGAGAGCACTTCTAACGGGCCTGTTCCTGCCCTCCTGCCCGGGCTGTGGGCAGCCTGAGCTGCTGCAGGCAGTGGGCATCGTCGGTGCCATCATTATGCCTCATAACATCTACCTGCACTCAGCCTTGGTCAAG TCTAGAGAGGTAGACAGAGCCCGCCGGGTGGAAGTTCGAGAAGCCAACATGTACTTCCTGATTGAAGCCACCATCGCCCTTTCGGTGTCCTTCATCATCAACCTCTTTGTCATGGCTGTGTTTGGTCAGGCCTTCTACCAGCAAACCAACGAGGAAGCG TTCAACATCTGTGCCAACAGCAGCCTCCAGAACTATGCTAAGATCTTTCCCAGGAACAATAACACTGTGTCAGTGGATATTTATCAAGGA GGTGTGATCCTAGGCTGTCTCTTTGGCCCTGCGGCCCTCTACATCTGGGCAGTAGGTCTCCTGGCAGCCGGGCAGAGTTCTACTATGACCGGCACCTATGCAGGACAGTTTGTGATGGAG GGTTTCCTTAAGCTGCGGTGGTCCCGCTTCGCACGCGTTCTTCTCACTCGCTCTTGCGCCATCTTGCCCACGGTGCTGGTGGCTGTCTTCCGTGACCTGAGGGACCTGTCTGGTCTCAACGATCTACTCAACGTTCTGCAGAGTCTACTG CTGCCCTTCGCAGTGCTGCCCATTTTGACCTTCACCAGCATGCCCGCTGTCATGCAGGAGTTTGCCAACGGCAG GTTGAGCAAAGCCGTCACTTCCTGCATCATGGCACTGGTCTGTGCCATCAACCTGTACTTTGTGATCAGCTACCTGCCCAGCCTCCCGCACCCTGCCTACTTTAGCCTTGTGGCTCTGCTCGCCATAGGTTACTTGGGCCTTACTGCTTATCTG GCCTGGACCTGCTGCATCGCCCATGGAGCCGACTTTCTGATGCATAGCTCCCACCAGCACTTCCTGTATGGACTCCCTATCGAGGCACAGGGAAGTGTGGAGAGTCCCGATGACCAGCACGGCGCAGTGACCAGCGGCACCCAGCAAGCATAG